Genomic segment of Rubrivirga sp. SAORIC476:
GGAACAAGCCCCACGTGAACGTGGGCACGATCGGCCACGTCGACCACGGCAAGACGACGCTGACGGCGGCGATCACGAAGGTGCTCGCCGAGAAGTCGGGCGGCGTCGCCAAGGGCTTCGACGAGATCGAC
This window contains:
- a CDS encoding GTP-binding protein, which translates into the protein MAKEQFQRNKPHVNVGTIGHVDHGKTTLTAAITKVLAEKSGGVAKGFDEID